In Miscanthus floridulus cultivar M001 chromosome 5, ASM1932011v1, whole genome shotgun sequence, one genomic interval encodes:
- the LOC136450368 gene encoding AP-1 complex subunit mu-2 produces the protein MAGAVSALFLLDIKGRVLVWRDYRGDVSALQAERFFTKLLDKDGDSEVHSPVVYDDAGVTYMFIQHNNVFLLTAARQNCNAASILLFLHRVVDVFKHYFEELEEESLRDNFVTVYELLDEMMDFGYPQYTEAKILSEFIKTDAYRMEVTQRPPMAVTNAVSWRSEGIRYKKNEVFLDVVESVNILVNSNGQIVRSDVVGALKMRTYLSGMPECKLGLNDRVLLEAQGRATKGKAIDLDDIKFHQCVRLARFENDRTISFIPPDGSFDLMTYRLSTQVKPLIWVEAQIEKHSRSRIELMVKARSQFKERSTATNVEIEVPVPSDATNPNIRTSMGSAAYAPERDAMVWKVKSFPGGKEYMCRAEFSLPSITAEEGAPEKKAPIRVKFEIPYFTVSGIQVRYLKIIEKSGYQALPWVRYITMAGEYELRLI, from the exons atggcgggCGCCGTGTCGGCGCTcttcctgctggacatcaagggccgCGTCCTCGTCTGGCGCGACTATCGCGGCGATGTCTCCGCGCTCCAGGCCGagcgcttcttcaccaagctcctCGACAAGGAC GGCGACTCGGAAGTGCACTCGCCTGTGGTCTACGACGACGCCGGCGTCACGTACATGTTCATCCAGCACAACAATGTCTTCCTCCTCACAGCCGCTCGCCAGAACTGCAACGCGGCcagcatcctcctcttcctccaccgTGTCGTAGAT GTGTTTAAGCACTACTTCGAGGAGCTGGAAGAGGAGTCGCTCAGAGATAACTTTGTCACTGTG TATGAGTTGCTTGATGAGATGATGGATTTTGGGTACCCACAATACACGGAGGCGAAGATCTTGAGTGAGTTCATCAAGACAGATGCATACAGGATGGAGGTCACGCAGCGTCCACCCATGGCCGTGACAAATGCTGTGTCATGGAGGAGTGAGGGGATCCGGTACAAGAAGAATGAA GTCTTCTTGGATGTAGTGGAGAGTGTTAACATTCTAGTTAACAGCAATGGGCAGATTGTGAGATCAGATGTGGTTGGGGCACTGAAGATGCGAACATATTTGAG TGGAATGCCGGAATGCAAACTTGGCTTgaatgatagggttcttttggaGGCTCAAGGCAGAGCAACTAAAGGAAAAGCAATAGACCTTGATGATATCAAATTTCATCA GTGTGTACGTTTGGCTAGATTCGAGAATGATAGAACTATATCGTTCATACCTCCTGATGGATCTTTTGATCTAATGACATACAGGCTTAGCACTCAG GTAAAACCTCTTATCTGGGTCGAAGCACAGATTGAGAAACATTCTAGAAGCCGTATAGAACTCATGGTGAAGGCAAGGAGTCAGTTCAAGGAAAGAAG CACAGCAACAAATGTTGAAATTGAAGTGCCTGTTCCTTCAGATGCCACAAACCCAAATATAAGAACTTCAATGGGTTCTGCTGCATATGCTCCTGAGAGAGATGCAATGGTCTGGAAAGTAAAATCATTCCCTGGTGGCAAG GAATACATGTGCAGAGCAGAATTTAGTCTTCCTAGTATAACAGCGGAAGAAGGGGCCCCAGAAAAGAAGGCGCCGATACGAGTGAAATTTGAGATACCATATTTCACCGTATCAGGTATTCAG
- the LOC136452843 gene encoding farnesyl pyrophosphate synthase-like: protein MATAEVVVASGSGGADTKAAFKEIYSKLKEEMLEDPAFEFTDESLQWIDRMVDYNVLGGKCNRGLSVIDSYKILKGIDVLSKEETFLACTLGWCIEWLQAYFLVLDDIMDNSQTRRGQPCWFRVPQVGLIAVNDGIILRNHISRILQRHFKGKPYYVDLIDLFNEVEFKTASGQLLDLITTHEGEKDLTKYNLTVHRRIVQYKTAYYSFYLPVACALLLAGENLDNFGDVKNILVEMGTYFQVQDDYLDCFGDPEFIGKIGTDIEDYKCSWLVVQALEHADENQKSILFENYGKSDPACVAKVKDLYRELKLEEVFHEYERESYNKLIADIEAQPSKAVQAVLKSFLHKIYKRDK, encoded by the exons ATGGCGAcagcggaggtggtggtggccagCGGCTCGGGCGGCGCCGACACCAAGGCCGCGTTTAAGGAGATATACAGcaaactcaaggaggagatgcTCGAGGACCCCGCCTTCGAGTTCACCGACGAGTCGCTCCAGTGGATCGACCGC ATGGTGGATTACAATGTGCTCGGAGGAAAGTGCAACCGTGGGCTCTCTGTCATTGATAGCTACAAGATATTGAAGGGTATTGATGTTCTGAGCAAGGAGGAGACATTTCTTGCCTGCACCCTTGGCTGGTGTATTGAATGG CTTCAAGCTTATTTTCTTGTGCTTGATGATATTATGGACAACTCCCAGACACGGCGTGGCCAGCCTTGCTGGTTTAGAGTGCCACAG GTTGGCCTCATTGCTGTAAATGATGGGATTATCCTTCGCAATCATATTTCACGAATCCTTCAACGCCACTTCAAAGGAAAGCCATATTATGTTGATCTCATTGACCTATTCAATGAG GTTGAGTTCAAGACAGCTTCCGGGCAATTGTTGGATCTTATCACTACCCACGAGGGTGAAAAGGATCTAACTAAATATAACTTGACAGT TCACCGCCGCATCGTTCAGTACAAGACAGCTTATTATTCATTTTACCTTCCT GTTGCATGTGCATTGCTGCTGGCTGGTGAGAACTTGGATAACTTTGGTGATGTAAAGAACATTCTTGTTGAAATGGGAACATACTTTCAAGTCCAG GATGATTATCTAGATTGTTTTGGTGATCCTGAATTCATTGGCAAG ATCGGAACTGACATTGAAGACTACAAATGTTCCTGGCTAGTTGTGCAAGCTCTTGAACATGCTGATGAGAACCAAAAGAGCATTCTGTTT GAAAATTATGGAAAGTCTGATCCAGCTTGTGTTGCAAAGGTGAAGGACTTGTACAGAGAGCTTAAACTGGAG GAGGTTTTCCACGAGTACGAGAGGGAGAGTTACAACAAGCTGATTGCCGACATCGAGGCCCAGCCGAGCAAGGCAGTCCAGGCTGTTTTAAAGTCCTTCCTTCACAAGATCTACAAGAGGGACAAGTAG
- the LOC136452844 gene encoding E3 ubiquitin-protein ligase At4g11680-like isoform X2 codes for MRPPSSSSSSLSSSAMPAPGGGGGGRMSAFTMRAVARMSRARWFIFLRRVYQYQNGPRSDLGSNPFNSPGWLALELGVIVAQMVLTTAVVATSPAELPAWPLRLWVAAYNVGNVLSLPLLYWRHRHSSAASGGRGDALSGDLEMHGANDALRDRSYLMNKARAFLELFFAMWFVMGNVWVFDARLGSFSRAPRLYALCISLLAWNAVVYSLPFLLFLLLCCFVPMVGYALGYNMNSASVGRGASDEQLAALPRWRFKEPADVPRDREHDDQECCICLAQYREKEEVRQLPCTHMFHLKCVDRWLRIISSCPLCKQELK; via the exons ATGCGgccgccttcctcttcttcttcttcgttgtcgTCGTCGGCGATGCCGGCgcctggaggcggcggcggcggccggatgTCCGCGTTCACGATGCGCGCGGTGGCGCGGATGTCGAGGGCCCGGTGGTTCATCTTCCTGCGCCGGGTGTACCAGTACCAGAACGGGCCGAGGTCCGACCTGGGCTCCAACCCGTTCAACTCGCCCGGCTGGCTCGCGCTCGAGCTCGGCGTCATCGTCGCGCAGATGGTCCTGACCACCGCCGTCGTCGCCACCTCCCCCGCGGAGCTCCCCGCGTGGCCGCTCCGCCTCTGGGTCGCGGCCTACAACGTCGGCAACGTGCTCAGCCTGCCCCTCCTCTATTGGCGCCACCGGCATTCCTCCGCCGCCTCCGGCGGCCGGGGCGACGCGCTCTCGGGCGACCTCGAGATGCACGGCGCCAATGACGCTCTAAG GGACAGGTCGTATCTGATGAACAAGGCGCGGGCGTTCCTGGAGCTCTTCTTCGCGATGTGGTTCGTGATGGGCAACGTGTGGGTGTTCGACGCGCGGCTGGGGTCGTTCAGCCGCGCGCCCAGGCTGTACGCGCTCTGCATCAGCCTGCTGGCCTGGAACGCCGTCGTCTACTCGCTCCCGTTCCTCCTCTTCCTGCTGCTCTGCTGCTTCGTGCCCATGGTCGGCTACGCGCTCGGCTACAACATGAACTCGGCCTCCGTCGGAAGGGGCGCCTCCGACGAGCAGCTCGCCGCGCTGCCGCGGTGGCGGTTCAAGGAGCCCGCCGACGTGCCAAGGGACCGAGAGCACGATGACCAG GAGTGCTGCATCTGCCTTGCGCAGTACAGGGAGAAGGAGGAGGTTCGGCAGCTGCCGTGCACGCACATGTTCCACCTCAAGTGCGTGGACAGGTGGCTCAGGATCATCTCCTCTTGCCCTCTCTGCAAGCAAGAGCTCAAGTGA
- the LOC136452844 gene encoding E3 ubiquitin-protein ligase At4g11680-like isoform X1, with amino-acid sequence MRPPSSSSSSLSSSAMPAPGGGGGGRMSAFTMRAVARMSRARWFIFLRRVYQYQNGPRSDLGSNPFNSPGWLALELGVIVAQMVLTTAVVATSPAELPAWPLRLWVAAYNVGNVLSLPLLYWRHRHSSAASGGRGDALSGDLEMHGANDALRDRSYLMNKARAFLELFFAMWFVMGNVWVFDARLGSFSRAPRLYALCISLLAWNAVVYSLPFLLFLLLCCFVPMVGYALGYNMNSASVGRGASDEQLAALPRWRFKEPADVPRDREHDDQASKLHPSLDRTLSCCIFTGTLHEQMITVAATIPSSILIGTNKKNEVEKGRPGRNSPNK; translated from the exons ATGCGgccgccttcctcttcttcttcttcgttgtcgTCGTCGGCGATGCCGGCgcctggaggcggcggcggcggccggatgTCCGCGTTCACGATGCGCGCGGTGGCGCGGATGTCGAGGGCCCGGTGGTTCATCTTCCTGCGCCGGGTGTACCAGTACCAGAACGGGCCGAGGTCCGACCTGGGCTCCAACCCGTTCAACTCGCCCGGCTGGCTCGCGCTCGAGCTCGGCGTCATCGTCGCGCAGATGGTCCTGACCACCGCCGTCGTCGCCACCTCCCCCGCGGAGCTCCCCGCGTGGCCGCTCCGCCTCTGGGTCGCGGCCTACAACGTCGGCAACGTGCTCAGCCTGCCCCTCCTCTATTGGCGCCACCGGCATTCCTCCGCCGCCTCCGGCGGCCGGGGCGACGCGCTCTCGGGCGACCTCGAGATGCACGGCGCCAATGACGCTCTAAG GGACAGGTCGTATCTGATGAACAAGGCGCGGGCGTTCCTGGAGCTCTTCTTCGCGATGTGGTTCGTGATGGGCAACGTGTGGGTGTTCGACGCGCGGCTGGGGTCGTTCAGCCGCGCGCCCAGGCTGTACGCGCTCTGCATCAGCCTGCTGGCCTGGAACGCCGTCGTCTACTCGCTCCCGTTCCTCCTCTTCCTGCTGCTCTGCTGCTTCGTGCCCATGGTCGGCTACGCGCTCGGCTACAACATGAACTCGGCCTCCGTCGGAAGGGGCGCCTCCGACGAGCAGCTCGCCGCGCTGCCGCGGTGGCGGTTCAAGGAGCCCGCCGACGTGCCAAGGGACCGAGAGCACGATGACCAGGCGAGTAAATTACATCCATCTCTCGATCGCACGCTTAGCTGCTGCATATTTACAGGCACGCTGCACGAACAAATGATCACAGTAGCAGCAACTATACCTAGCAGCATTTTGATTGGTACAAATAAAAAAAACGAAGTAGAAAAAGGGAGGCCAGGAAGAAATTCGCCAAACAAATGA